CGTTATCGTACGGCTTGCGCGATACCATTCCGCTTTTTCGTCGGGGCACCTCATTCTATGAGCCGGCGACCACGCCGGGTGTCAACGTTGGCGTGTACACCACAACGCCTTTGCTGAGTGGCTACGTATCTGAACCCCAGCTCAAAAACATGGCGGGAAGCGCGGCGCTCGTTGCGATGAACAAAGGGCGAGGCAGCATCATTGCCTTTGCTGATAATCCAAATTTCCGCGCGTTCTGGTATGGTACAAACAGGCTTTTTGTAAACGCAGTGTTTTTTGGAAACGCATTTTAATCGCTTTATACCTCCTTCTGATTTAGGCCAAAACGACCCTTAAGTAGATGTCCAACGCCCTCGCAAACGAGCTGAGTCCGTATCTCTTGCAACACCAGCATAACCCGGTTGCGTGGTATCCCTGGGGAGAAGCGGCCTTTGCGCTGGCGCGTGAACAAGACAAGCCGATTTTTCTGTCGATCGGGTATGCTACCTGCCATTGGTGCCACGTGATGGAGCACGAATCGTTTGAAGATGCCGAGGTTGCGGCATTGATGAACGATGCGTTTATAAACATCAAAGTAGATCGGGAAGAACGGCCTGATATTGACCAGGTCTACATGACCTATTGTCAGTTGTCGAGTGGGCAAGGCGGATGGCCCCTGACCATCATCATGACGCCGGATCAGCAGCCGTTTTTTTCTGCGACCTACCTGCCTAAAAGCAGTCGTTTTGGCCGGGTAGGGATGCTTGACCTGGTGCCCCGTGTTAAACAGCTCTGGACTGAAAAGCGCGATGATGTACTGGCTTCTGCAAGACAGAATGTCGCGGCGTTGGATCAGGCGAGTACCTGGCATGAAGCAGGGCAGGGGCCGGCGCCGGGTGTGCTCGACTTTGCTTTTCAGCAGTTGGCTGAAGAATATGATGAAACGTACGGAGGCTTCAGGGAAGCCCCCAAGTTTCCTTCTCCGCACCAGTTGCAGTTTCTTGTGCGTTATGCACATCGAACTGGCAATAAAACTGCCCTCGACATGGCCAGCCATACGTTTCAGCAGATGGCATTGGGCGGTGTGTTTGATCACGTGGGCTTTGGATTTCATCGCTACGCAACCGACCGGGAGTGGCTGCTGCCGCATTTCGAGAAAATGTTGTATGACCAGGCGATGATTGTACTGGCTGCTGTTGAGCTGTACCAAAAAAACGGTGATAGCGTCTATCGAGAAGTTGCTGATCAAGTCATCACATACGTACTTCGAGATATGACAGATGGCGCCGGCGGCTTTTATTCTGCTGAAGATGCTGACAGCGAAGGGGTTGAAGGGAAGTTCTATGTTTGGCCGGAAAACGAAATACAGCGCTTGCTAGACGAAGCTGATGCATCGCTGTATCTCTCCATTTACAATTTTGCAGCCGCCGGTAATTTCAAAGAAGAGGCAACGGGCGTGCTGACGGGAGAAAATATCCCACACCTCAAAGCTGCGCTCCCTGAAGCATTAGCGGCTTATGCAGCCGCCAACAAATTGCCTGAATCAAAGTTGGCTGTACAACTAGAAGCGATCCGGGTCAAGCTGTTTAACCACAGGGAAGGACGGATCCATCCCCTGAAAGATGACAAAGTGCTGACTGATTGGAATGGCCTGATGATCGCGGCGCTGAGTCGTGCAGCTGTTGCGTTTTCAGCGCCGCAATACACCGCTGCTGCGGAGGCTGCTGCGCAGTTTTTGGCGGGCACCATGACAACCCCAGGTGGTCGACTCCACCACAGGTTTCGAAACGGTGAAGCCGGCTTGCAGGCCAATCTGGACGACTATGCTTTTTATGTAGCCGGTCTGCTGGCGCTGTACGAAGCCACTTTTGATCATGCCTTGCTGGTACAGGCCCTCGCGCTAAATGAGCAGATGATCACCCATTTTTATGATGAGACCAACGGCGGATTCTTTTTTACGCCAGACGACGGCGAG
The genomic region above belongs to Bacteroidota bacterium and contains:
- a CDS encoding thioredoxin domain-containing protein, yielding MSNALANELSPYLLQHQHNPVAWYPWGEAAFALAREQDKPIFLSIGYATCHWCHVMEHESFEDAEVAALMNDAFINIKVDREERPDIDQVYMTYCQLSSGQGGWPLTIIMTPDQQPFFSATYLPKSSRFGRVGMLDLVPRVKQLWTEKRDDVLASARQNVAALDQASTWHEAGQGPAPGVLDFAFQQLAEEYDETYGGFREAPKFPSPHQLQFLVRYAHRTGNKTALDMASHTFQQMALGGVFDHVGFGFHRYATDREWLLPHFEKMLYDQAMIVLAAVELYQKNGDSVYREVADQVITYVLRDMTDGAGGFYSAEDADSEGVEGKFYVWPENEIQRLLDEADASLYLSIYNFAAAGNFKEEATGVLTGENIPHLKAALPEALAAYAAANKLPESKLAVQLEAIRVKLFNHREGRIHPLKDDKVLTDWNGLMIAALSRAAVAFSAPQYTAAAEAAAQFLAGTMTTPGGRLHHRFRNGEAGLQANLDDYAFYVAGLLALYEATFDHALLVQALALNEQMITHFYDETNGGFFFTPDDGEQLITRQKEAYDGAMPSGNSIALSNLLHLGRITGNTAYEEKAAALLQYFGAPINRHPSGFTALLAGIDFGEGPAYEIVVVGEKEDPATVKLLEAIQQQYIPNKVLLLKAEEHAEALGQLAPYTAAMQALNGVPTVYVCENYHCNQPVTSVDELLALLEAGNVA